The Candidatus Melainabacteria bacterium RIFOXYA2_FULL_32_9 sequence AGGACAATTGCTCTTCAATTAAGCTAAAAGCGCTAACAGGAATAGCTGATATTGCAGCAACATATTCAAATCAGCAAGCAAAAGAGATTCTCCAGCAATTCTTAACTGATGAAAATTCAGAAATAAGAGAATTTGTCAGTGATGAATTGAGTATTTTAGGTTAATTTTAGAATTTTAAATTTGGTTATATAACTGTTAATTTTTCAAATCATTAATTATTGGTGAAAACTTCACCAATTTGAGGATTGGTACGTCTTATAAAATCTCTCACATCAGAAATTACAAAGTTTCCTACCTGTAAACAAGTTGGGAAAAATATTCCTTTTCCGGTAGCTATTGCAATATTGTCCTGTGTAACACTTATCACGGTTCCAGGTTGATGATTATCTGTATGATTTTCCAGATATACGCCTGACCAGATTTTTATTATGCATCCTCTAAAACTTGTTATTGCACCCAAAAATGGATTTAGAGCCCTTATAAATCTATCTATGTAAGCTGCATCCTTTGACCAATCAATTAAAGTATGACCTTTTTCAGGAATTATATTTGGTGCAAGCATAAAATCACCATTTTTTAGTTGAGGTTTTCTAGCTGGCTTTTCTCCTTTTTCAAGCTTGTTTATTATATCAATAAGCATATGCGTGGTTTGAAGATTTAATCTATTAAATAAAGTGCCTAGAGTCTCATCAGGCTCAATATTTGTTTCCCATTGACTAATTATATCCCCTGTATCAAAAGAGCTGTCCATATAATGAATAGTTATGCCGGTTTTCTTTTCATTATTTACGATACCATGGAAAAATGGATTTCCTCCTCTATATTGAGGTAATAGGGAAGGATGGCAGTTAATAAAACCTAAAGGTGGAATTTCAAGAAGTTCTGGTGGTAAAAGATGATCAAATGAGCAAACTACAGCCAGATCAGGTTGTAATTCCCTAAAAGCATTAATAAAATTTTCTTCTTTAGGAGAATTATTAAAAGCTAAACAAGGAATATTATATTGTTCTGCTAAACCAACCATCATGCCATATGCATAATGTGAAGGAGTTGGTGGAACAACAACAATAATATTTTTTTTATGCTGCATAAGAGTATTAAAACATACTATTCCAGCTTCTGGGACACCAAAAAAAGCTATTTTCATAAAAAGTTAGTCTTTCTACAAACTATTTTTCAATAATTTAAGTATATTATTGTTTAGTCAATAAAGCCAATCTAGTTAACTTGATAAGTTATCGACTATAGCTTTTGAAACAAGCAGACTTAATTTAAAGTTATCAGTTTTCGTTGTAGTACTACTAAAATATTAGTTATTGTATAGTTTAGCCAGGTAAGTTCCAAAGTATGCAGATATAAGACCCAATATAGGACTTAAAAAGAGATAACTCATACTGCTCAGTATTTCACCCTTTTTAATTAATACTAATGATTCATAGCTAAATGTACTGAATGTAGTAAATCCACCAGCAATACCTATGGTTAAGAATATTATTAAATTAGGATTTATGTTTTCGACTCTATCGGCAGCTAAAGCCAATACAAAGCCTAAAAATAGGCTTCCGGTAATATTTATTATAAATGTACCATAAGGATATTCAGCTCCTAAAAATTTATTGGAAAGAACTGTAATGATGAACCTAAGAACTGCTCCAATGCCACCGCCGATAAAAACCATAATATAATTGTACATAATAGAACTACCTCCTTAATGATAATGAAGTAGAAGCTATCAGCCCATTAAAGCGAGCATTACCCACTTATTCTGGCAGTTCGGTTCTTGCGAACACTGGCGAGCCTCATCACCTAAATTTAACCTATTATTACTATAAAAATAAAATCTCTTAAATCATTTATTATAAGCAAATGTTATAAATTAATTAATTTGATACGATTATTTTGCCCCATTAGGATTAAAATATGATTTTTGACAGCAATTGGGGTAATTATATAAAAATTTTTAAATTCTATAACCTAGCAGTATGATTAATCATGTATAAGTAACTAATTTATTAAATGTTTTTTATATAGTATTTTCATGGAACTAACTATTTTGTAAGTAGAATAAGTAGGAAGGGTTATTAGTATGGAAAAACAATATTTGTTAGTTGCAGAACAAATGATATTTAGAAATAACAGATTAACTGCAATTAATATATGGGATCAGCTCACTGCTATACATTCACCAGCAAAATTTAATTTTGATCTGGCATTTATATGTGGTCCAAGCTGGCAACCTGGTGAATATGACTTAAAATTCAAAATAAAAGCAGTTACAACAGGAGAAGAGTTTGAAGTTGGCGCTATAAAAGTTAAAATAACAAGTGAACAGTCAGTATTTAATGCTATTGCTTCAAACGTAAATATAGCTATGGGTGAAGAATCAGGTAACGTTATCTTCATTGTGGAAAGAGACGGACAGGAAATTTATTCAAGAGAATATCCGGTTGTTTATTTCTACAAAATTAAGCAAGAAAGCCAAGAGGCTCAAGAACCTGTAGAGGCATAAAATAAATTCTTATAATTCAATAATCTGATAAGTTTGTGAATAAGGTGGAGATATTTCCACCTTATTTACGTATTTTTATAGCCTGCTTCCTTGTAACCAGCAATTAAGGACGCAATAAAAAAGATGCAAATATTGCATCTGAATAAGCGTGGCTAGGTTCGTCTATAATTTCATCTACCGTTACTTGTGGTATTTTGTGAGGGAGCTTGTCTGTTCTGTTGCTGTGTAGTCTGGTTGCCAGCAGGACCTTGAGTCATATTACCTTGCTGCTGTTCCTTCTGAGTTTGTGGCTGTTGATTTTCCAGAGGAGCAACTGTTTCCTGTTGTTGTCCTGTTTGCTCAGTTGTTCCTGGTGCTTGCTCCTGTGTTTGTTGTTGTATATTTACTTGAATATTCTCAGTCGTTTGATTTAATCCTTCAGGAATTTCTGTCCTGCTCACAAAATATATTAAAGCAATAATCCCTATAACCAAGATTACAAATACAACTATTCCTGCTAATAAAGCATTGTTTCTTCTATCTTCTGCCATGATTTCTCCTTACTTATTCTTGAATTGTTAATACTCTTATTTATTAGGGAATTATAAGTGTTTCACCATTTCTTTAAAATTCACCTTACGGGCAATCAAATTGGACAAACTATTATTATCTTTTAGGACTAAAAACAATATTTTTTCTTACCGTACCCGGCTTTGTCATTACACATAATGACAATTTATTTTTTTGACCAATTGAATAAGTGCATCACCCCGTCAGGTAAATTATAAAGAAACAAAATAGTATATTAATCGTCCAAATTAATGTGCAAACTTTAAATACTCTTTAAAACAAATTTCAATCTCACTCCAATATAAATGAATATGGGTAGAGGACTAACAAAGAAGGAAGGTAAAATGGCTATACCAGAAATTGCAAAGCTTGATAAGAATTCGGCAAAGATAGATTTTGATTATTTAGCTGATCTTGAAGAAGATGAACTTGTAGTTGACAAAAAAGATGCTATCATCGAAAACGATGATTTTGACCTTGATTTAAACGATATCGAGGAAGATGTAGTTGAAGTTTCTGCTCCTAGTAAGCGTAAAAAAGCTATAACCAAAGAATTTAAAGCTGATGATATTTTACAAATGTACCTCAGAGATGTTGGACGTAAGCGTATGTTAACTTCCACTGAGGAAATTGAGCTAGGCAGAAAAATTAAAGAAGGCTCAAAAAAAGAAGCAAAAGAAGCTAAGAATAAATTAATACAGGCTAATTTAAGATTAGTAGTAAGTATTGCTAAAAAATACGTTGGACAAGGTGTACTCTTTATGGATCTGGTTCAAGAGGGAAGTTTAGGCTTAATGCGTGCTGCTGAAAGATTTGATTACAGACGTGGATTTAAGTTCAGTACATATGCTACCTGGTGGATCAGACAAACTATTATTCGTTGTATAGCTAATACATCAAGAACAATACGTATTCCTGTTCATATGTCAGATAAAATTAGACAACTTAAAAAAGCTAAAGTTGAATTAGCACTTGAGTTAGGGCATGAACCTAATTTAGAAGAATTAGGTAAAAGAATGCAAATGCCAAAAGATAAAGTTGCTAATATTAAGAAGGCTATGTCAAGGGAACCTATAAGTCTTGATATGCCAATTGGCGAAGACTTGTTCCTTGAAGATTATGTACCTGACAGTACACACACAGCCCCACATAATAAAGCTGTTAGTAGTCTATTACATGAAGACATTAATGAAGCTTTATCAGTACTTTCTATTCGTGAGCAGAAAATCATTAAAGAAAGATTCGGATTAAATGGTGGAAATAGCAAGACTTTAGAGGAATTAGGAAGAATGTTTGGTTTTTCTAAAGAAAGAATAAGACAAATTGAAGACACAGCTATTAAAAAGCTCAGAGCCTCACATCAAGCAAAACATCTAAAAGAATATATTTCATCATAATTTAGATATAAAAAATATTAAAAACCACCTTATAAGGTGGTTTTTAATATTTTTAGGAGTTAAAATATGGGTAGTATTTCGGAATTATCTGAGGGAAAAATGCTCATTAAAAAACTTGCTAATAACTTTGATTTCTGGCTTAGAAATAAAGTAAAGTTTTCACGGGGAAATTATTTTATAAAAAATGAGTCGAAAACAGGATTATTTGATCATTTAAATGATGAAGACAAGCAAATAGCAGCGCTAAAAGAAATTGAATATTGTAAAAAGTATAATTTATGCAGACTTAAAGAGGATTCAACTAAAAGAAATTATCTTGAAACCTTATATACAATTGAACTTTTAGATAATAATTTAAACTTAACTTCTAATGATATCTCCATTCTTGATATAGGTTCTAAAAATTGGTTTTATGCTCAAGGAGAATATAATTTCTTTAAAAACGCCTATTTTGAGAAAAAAATTCAGTTAACAGGCATAGAAATAGACCCTTTCAGAGTATATACAAACTTATATTCAAGATATGATTACGCTAAATATCATATTAGAAATCTTGAAAATACAAACTATATTAAGGGTGATTTAATGCATCATGAAGGTAAATATGATTATATAACCTGGTTTTTACCCTTTGTAAGTCAGAAGCCCTTATTAAATTGGGGATTGCCACTAAAATACTTTAAACCTGAAGAAATGTTATCTAAAGCTTATAACCTTCTAAAACGTGATGGAAAAATGATTATTGTTAATCAAGGAGAAGAAGAATATTCAGTACAAAAGGAATTACTTAAATCTTTAAACATTAAATACAATGATAAAGGCGTTTTCGAAAGCATTTTTCTTGATTATAATTATAAAAGATTTGTTATAATTACCGAATAATGTATTAAAATATAACAAATCAAACATCTTTAAGATTTTTCTATTTAAATATTGTTACATAATGGCTAATATAAAATATAATGCTATAATATATACAAATGCAGACCATTTCAACAGGGATCAGGAGGGAATAGTATGGCCAAAGTTCTTATCTCAATGTCTGATGATTTTTTAAGTATGATCGACAGCTTTGCTGCTAATGAGCAAAGAACACGTAGTGAACTGGTTAGAGAAGCTTTAAGAAATTACATTAGAAGAAGCAGAATTACTAACACAGAAGCAAACGAAAAAAGAGCAGAAGTTCTTGAAAATCTTTTAGATTAAACATTAAGAGAATCATCATGGCAGATATTTATGATTTTATAAAAGAATTAGCAAAGATAGATATTGAAATTGAAGACAAAGAACATAACTTTTACTCATTGAAAAGTTATGTTAAAAGGGTAGAAGAAGATAGAATTCTTATCGATACTCCGAGTAACAACGGGGTTACTTATAATATACCCGTTGGACAAACCATTAGCCTAGGTATCCATGCGGATGGAGGAATATATCTAGGAGAAAGTAAAGTTATTGATAAGGAATTATCAACTATATCAGGATTATGGATTTGTCATCCTTACTTTACACAACATATTCAAAGAAGAGAATATTTAAGAGTACCTGCTAGTCTTGAAGCAGAGCTTACAGTGTTCATAGATAGACAAAAAACTGAAAAAAAAGTTTATAACATAAAAACAAAAGATATAAGTGGAAGTGGTTTTAGCTATACATCAAATGAACCTTTAGACCAATATTACGATATAGAATGTACAATATATATAAACGACTCAGATAATGAACCTGTAATCTCAAGATGTGAACACGTTTATAGTAAAAAGATAACTTATAACGGAGAAATCAGATATATTAATGCATTTACTTTTGTTGATATAAAACAAAAAGATGTGGGAAGACTGGTAAAAGCCAGCTTTAAATACCAGGTAGAGTTAAGAAAAAAGGGCTTTATAATAATAGAAGAATAAGATATATATTCTCTTATTTATCATTTCTGTACAAAAAGATGGGGTTTATAAACCCCATCTTTTTGCTAATACTTATAAACTAATTATAAATTAGAATACTAAGCCACCTTCTCTAGCTGCATCTGCAAGAGCCGCAATTCTACCGTGATATAAGAAGCCGCCTCTATCAAATACTACTGATTCAACTCCAGCTTTTTTAGCTCTTTCTGCGATAAGTTGACCAACTTTTTTTGCAGATTCAACATCTCCACCATGAGAACTTTGGTCTTTTAATGTTGTTTCTGTGGTACCAGCGGATGCAAGAGTAACACCTTTAATATCATCAATTATTTGAGCATAAATATGCTTGTTACTTCTATAAACACTTAATCTTGGTCTCTCTGAAGTACCACTAATTTTAACCCTAATTCTGTTATGCCTTTTTGCTGCTATTTCTTTTCTGTTTTTTTGTTTAATCATAGTTATTCACCTAAGCTTATTTACCTGTTTTACCAGCTTTTTTACGTATGTACTCACCTTGATATCTTATTCCTTTGCCTTTATAGACTTCAGGAGGTCTCTTACTACGAATTAAAGCAGTAAGATCACCAACAGCTTGTTTATCTGCACCTGATACCGTTATTTTATTAGTTCCTTCGACTTTTATATCTAAGCCTTCAGGAGGATCTATTTTAACAGGATGGCTATAACCAAGAGCAAGTATTAATGTATTACCTTCTTTTGTTGCCTTATAACCAACTCCATGTATTTCTAGATTTTTTGAGAAACCTGTATTCACACCATTAACAAGATTATAAACAAGTGTACGGCTTAATCCATGAAGAGCTCTTGTTTTACGCTCATCATTCGTTCTTTCAAGAATTATTTTACCGTCTTCTTGTTTTACAGTAATTTCAGACCTAATTGCTACATTTAGAGTTCCTAAAGGTCCTTTAGCTGTAACAACATTATTTTCAATTTTAACTTCAACTTTATCTGGAACCACTACTGGGGCTTTACCAATTCTGGACATTGTAATTTGTCTCCATTTCCCGATATATCTAACTACCTCTCCCTAAAACTTTTCTCGGAATTACGAATTAGGGTTTAGATGATTATATCATCTACCATACATAGCAGAGAACTTCACCACCAATTTTTTCTTTTCTTGCTTTTCTATCGGTTAATAGTCCTTTGCTTGTGCTTACTATAGCAATTCCTAATCCACCAAGTACTTTAGGTAAATTTTGTGATTTACTATATACTCTTAGGCCAGGTTTACTAATACGACGTAAGTTTGTTATTACTGGAGCTCTATTAGCTCCATACTTTAAATCCACGCTTAAGACTTTAAATTTACCAACTTCTTTAACAGCGTAATTTTCAATATAACCTTCAGATTTAAGTAAGACAGCAAGTTGTTCTTTTTGCTTTGAGCTAGGCATCTCAACGCTTGAATGTTTTGCTATATTACCATTTCTTATACGTGTTAGCATATCTGCTATTGGATCTGTATTCATTCTTATTTCCTCTCTTAGGAGTTAAATTACTTACTAACTAATCGCTTTACTTACTTAAATGAACTAAATATTTACCAGCTTGCTTTGGTAACTCCTGGAAGTAAGCCTTGATGAGCCATTTGTCTGAGATGTAGTCTACAAAGTCCGAAATCACGATAATATCCTTTTGGACGTCCACATATACTACAACGATTATGCAGTCTTACTTTAGGATATTTCCCTTTTGCAACTAATTCTCTTCTATGTTGCTCTTTTTCCATCATTGCTTTTTTTGCCAAGGTATATCTCCTTTATGTTATTTCTTTCTGAATGGCATTCCTAATTCTGATAATAAAGCTTTCGCTTCTTCATCAGTTTTAGCTGTGGTTATAATTGATATATTCATTCCTTTAACCATATCTACTTCATCGTAGTTAATTTCCGGGAATAGAATTTGTTCTTTTAAACCAATTGAATAATTACCTCTACCATCAAAACTCTTATCATTCACACCCCTAAAGTCTCTGATCCTTGGAAGAGCGATACTAATGAGCTTTTGTAAGAAGTCATACATTTTTTGACCTCTTAAGGTAACCATTGTTCCAATAGGCATACCTTTTCTTAACTTATAGGTAGCTATTGATTTTTTAGCTCTTGTAACAACAGGCTTTTGTCCTGTGATTTTGGTTAATTCCTGAACTGCTGCATCTAAAATTTTAACGTTTTGAACAGCTTCTCCAACACCCATATTGAGTACTACTTTTTCAAGCTTAGGCACTTCATAAGGGTTTGCATAACCAAATTGTTTTTTTAGAGCTGGTACAACATCTTCTGTGTATTTTTTCTTAAGATCTTTAGTTATTGCCATTATTCTGATCCTTAATCTACTTGTTCACCACATTTTTTACAGACGCGAACCTTGCGGCCACTTTCTAACACTTCATGTCTGATCCTTGATGGTTTTTCACATTTTGAGCAATAAAGCATTACATTTGATGCATTAATAGGAGCTTCAAGCTTTACTAATCCACCTTGAATGTTTTTCATTGGATTAGGTTTCATAGCCTTAGTAACTATATTAACTCCTTCAACAACCACTCTACTTGCTTTAAGTAAAGTTTTTTTGATATTTCCAATTTTACCTTTATCTTTACCGGAAATAACAAGAACTCTATCGCCTGTTTTTACGTGTAATTTATTTTTCTGATTTGAACTAGCCATGATTATTCTCCTAAATTACCTCTGGAGCCAGAGAAACGATTTTCATGTAATTTCTTTCTCTAAGCTCACGTGCTACAGGTCCAAATACACGTGTGCCTGTAGGGTTACCATCTTTGTTAATTATTACAGCAGCATTTTCATCAAATCTGATTGTTGTACCATCTGTTCTTCTTAAACTGGCTTTGGTACGCACAATAACTGCTTTAACAATGTCAGATTTTTTAACAGGCATATTTGGTGCTGCATCTTTGACAGCTGCAACGATGACATCACCTATTCCAGCGTATCTCTTATTAGAGCTCCCTAAAACTCTAATACATAAAAGCGTTTTTGCGCCAGTATTATCTGCTACATTTAATCTTGTTTCTTGTTGAATCATCGTTTTTTTCCTTATTATTGGAATAAATAGTCTAAACCTGAACAGCCTTTTTAACTACTTCAGCTACTGTCCAACGTTTTGTCTTACTAACTGGTTTTGTTTCTACAATACGAACTTCATCGCCTTCAATACAAGCATTGTTTAAGTCATTTGCCATATAGTTTTTTGTCTCAGCAATGATTTTCTTGTATATTGGGTGTGATCTGAATTCTTGGACTTCAACCACAACGGTTTTATCCATTTTATTACTTACTACTCGACCAAATTTTTCTTTCTTAGGCACGTTTAAAAACCTCCATGGATGAGCTAAACGTATAGCTCTCGGCTTATTTTTGTAACTGTTTTTCTCTCATAACGGTTTTAAGTTGAGCGATTTCATTTTTAGCACTTGCAATTTCTGCTGTATTTTCAAGCTTATGAAGTGATTTATTTAATCTAAGCTCCAGTAATTTTTTTCTTAAAGCAATTACTTGTTCGCCTAGTTCATCGATTGTTCGCTCACGCATTTCACTTAGTTTCACTTTACTCACCACCATTTAATTATTTTTCTATGATTCTTACTTTTATAGGAAGTTTTTGAGCTGCTAATTGAAGTGCGGTAACTGCAACCTCTCTATCTACACCAGCAAGTTCGAAAAGAATTCTGCCTGGTTTTACAACTGCTACCCAATATTCAGGGTTACCTTTACCTGAACCCATACGAGTTNNNNNNNNNNNNNNNNNNNNNNNNNNNNNNNNNNNNNNNNNNNNNNNNNNNNNNNNNNNNNNNNNNNNNNNNNNNNNNNNNGCTCTTCTGGCAGCCTCAATTTGACGACTGTTAATCCAGGCTGGCTCTAAGCTTTGTAAGCCAAAATCGCCATACTGTATTGTCGTACCTCTGGTTTCGGTACCAGACATTCTTCCTCTCATCTGCTTACGATATTTTGTTCTTTTTGGCATTAACATAGCAAATTTTGCTCCTAACTTATTAATGTGCCTGATAGGCATTATACTAGAATGAGTTTGGTTTCGGTTTAGATTGCAGGGCACTTATCATTTTTTGATGGTGCGCTACCCTAAAACCAGCGCTCCCGCTTTATTGGCCTTTAGGACCGCCAGGACCAGGGCCTCTTCTTTTGCGAGGACCACCACGTCCGCCAGGTCCACCCTGTGCTTGGACTGCTTCATTTGAAGCTTTGGATTTAATATTTAAGTCGGCAACTTCACCAGGAAGAATTTCGCCCTTAAATATCCAGGTTTTAACACCTATAATACCCATAA is a genomic window containing:
- a CDS encoding 50S ribosomal protein L6, whose product is MSRIGKAPVVVPDKVEVKIENNVVTAKGPLGTLNVAIRSEITVKQEDGKIILERTNDERKTRALHGLSRTLVYNLVNGVNTGFSKNLEIHGVGYKATKEGNTLILALGYSHPVKIDPPEGLDIKVEGTNKITVSGADKQAVGDLTALIRSKRPPEVYKGKGIRYQGEYIRKKAGKTGK
- a CDS encoding 30S ribosomal protein S8 — encoded protein: MNTDPIADMLTRIRNGNIAKHSSVEMPSSKQKEQLAVLLKSEGYIENYAVKEVGKFKVLSVDLKYGANRAPVITNLRRISKPGLRVYSKSQNLPKVLGGLGIAIVSTSKGLLTDRKARKEKIGGEVLCYVW
- a CDS encoding 50S ribosomal protein L24, yielding MASSNQKNKLHVKTGDRVLVISGKDKGKIGNIKKTLLKASRVVVEGVNIVTKAMKPNPMKNIQGGLVKLEAPINASNVMLYCSKCEKPSRIRHEVLESGRKVRVCKKCGEQVD
- a CDS encoding 50S ribosomal protein L14 — encoded protein: MIQQETRLNVADNTGAKTLLCIRVLGSSNKRYAGIGDVIVAAVKDAAPNMPVKKSDIVKAVIVRTKASLRRTDGTTIRFDENAAVIINKDGNPTGTRVFGPVARELRERNYMKIVSLAPEVI
- a CDS encoding 30S ribosomal protein S14 type Z, translating into MAKKAMMEKEQHRRELVAKGKYPKVRLHNRCSICGRPKGYYRDFGLCRLHLRQMAHQGLLPGVTKASW
- a CDS encoding 50S ribosomal protein L18, whose amino-acid sequence is MIKQKNRKEIAAKRHNRIRVKISGTSERPRLSVYRSNKHIYAQIIDDIKGVTLASAGTTETTLKDQSSHGGDVESAKKVGQLIAERAKKAGVESVVFDRGGFLYHGRIAALADAAREGGLVF
- a CDS encoding 30S ribosomal protein S17 codes for the protein MDKTVVVEVQEFRSHPIYKKIIAETKNYMANDLNNACIEGDEVRIVETKPVSKTKRWTVAEVVKKAVQV
- a CDS encoding 50S ribosomal protein L29; this translates as MVVSKVKLSEMRERTIDELGEQVIALRKKLLELRLNKSLHKLENTAEIASAKNEIAQLKTVMREKQLQK
- a CDS encoding 50S ribosomal protein L5, with the translated sequence MAITKDLKKKYTEDVVPALKKQFGYANPYEVPKLEKVVLNMGVGEAVQNVKILDAAVQELTKITGQKPVVTRAKKSIATYKLRKGMPIGTMVTLRGQKMYDFLQKLISIALPRIRDFRGVNDKSFDGRGNYSIGLKEQILFPEINYDEVDMVKGMNISIITTAKTDEEAKALLSELGMPFRKK